From Pseudomonas arsenicoxydans:
TTTGCGCGGTCATCTGTGCCAGGCGTTTGTCCAGTTCCGAGGTCTGGCCGACAACGCCTTGCTGCTGTTGGCTCTGGTCCTGGAGTTTGCTTTCCAGTTGCTTGATTTGCAGCTTCAAGGCTTCGCTGTCGCTATTGACGTTGGTCTGGCTGGCGACCACCTTGCCGGAAATATCCTGCAAGCGCCCCGCCGCTTCCTCACTGATGCGCGCGAAACTTTCCTGGGTCGCCACCAGTTGCTGTTCCATCAGCGAAATCTGCTGGAAGCTCCACCAGGCAAGGCCTGCAAAGGCAAAAAACAGAGCGCCGACCAATGCCCACAACGGGCCGGTGCTGGCGCTTTTGACTTTGACGACAGGCACCGGCCGCGAATGCACGGAAGTGCGCGCCGTGGTCGGAAAATCATCGTCGAGGACGTCGGCACGCAGGCTTGGGACATCGTCGAAGTCGTCGTTGGCATCGTTACGCATGGACATTGAGTCAACCTTTGTGGAACGCGGTGATGGCTTTATGCGGCGAGTATAAACCCCACTGCCGACCGATTGACCCTCAACCGCAAACTCGGTTCATTGCTGGCAGACGGGCAACCGGGCAGTCAGCGAAGGTCCTGAGCCTTCCACCAGCCGCAGAATTCGTCGAGGGCCGTCCAGAGACTGACCTTCGGATCGTAGTCCAGATAATGCCGGGCGCGACTGATGTCCAGGGTGAAATTTTTGTTCATGACTTGCATGCCCAGTCGCGACAGCGTCGGCTCGGGACGGCCCGGCCACAGCTTGCACACCCCTTCGTTGAGCGCGGCAACGCTGTAGGCCAATCCATAGGAACGGTAGCGCGTCACCTGTGGGACATCCATCTTGCGCATGACGTAATTGACCACATCCCACAACGGCACCGGCGCGCCGTTGCTGATGTTGTAGACCTTGCCCAAGGCCGAACCGCTGGCCAGCAAACTGCTGAGCAATGCTTCGTTGAGGTTGTGCACGCTGGTGAAATCGACTTTGTTCAGGCCGTTGCCAATGATCGCCAGCCGGCCCTTGCGCTGCATCTTCAGCAGACGCGGGAAGATGCTCATGTCACCGGCCCCGGTCACGAAACGCGGGCGCAGGGCGATGGTTTCGAGACCGAATTCCTGGGCGCCAAAGACCTTCTGCTCGGCCAGAAACTTGGTGGCCGCGTAAGGGTGCTTGAAGCGTTTAGGCACCTGTTCTTCGGTCAGCCCCAGATGATCGCGGCCATCGAAGTAGATCGACGGCGACGACAAATGCACCAGGCGCCGAACGCGCTGCTTCAGGCAGGCCTCGACCACGTTTTCGGTGACCTGCACGTTGCCTTGATGAAAGTCCTGATAACGCCCCCACAACCCGACCGCGCCAGCGCAATGGACCACGGCCTCGACATCTGAACACAGCTCGCGCGCCAGTTCCGGGTCGCTCAAGTCGCCCTGGATAAACTCGGCGCCACGGCGCACCAGGTGTTCAACGCTTTCGGCCCGGCGACCGTTGA
This genomic window contains:
- a CDS encoding ATPase, whose product is MSMRNDANDDFDDVPSLRADVLDDDFPTTARTSVHSRPVPVVKVKSASTGPLWALVGALFFAFAGLAWWSFQQISLMEQQLVATQESFARISEEAAGRLQDISGKVVASQTNVNSDSEALKLQIKQLESKLQDQSQQQQGVVGQTSELDKRLAQMTAQTADLDKRLAQMTAQNTEHQTANTQLQAQVKALSSDLAALKSAPDDNKFDAQLKSLGADIVALKKQGNPSAAIERLEQEMIVLKSEQDNRPAVAQGATNIAEFDAFRGQTTRNINTLQAQIQNLQQQLRARQ
- a CDS encoding NAD-dependent epimerase/dehydratase family protein, producing the protein MKILVTGASGFIGGRFARFALEQGLDVRVNGRRAESVEHLVRRGAEFIQGDLSDPELARELCSDVEAVVHCAGAVGLWGRYQDFHQGNVQVTENVVEACLKQRVRRLVHLSSPSIYFDGRDHLGLTEEQVPKRFKHPYAATKFLAEQKVFGAQEFGLETIALRPRFVTGAGDMSIFPRLLKMQRKGRLAIIGNGLNKVDFTSVHNLNEALLSSLLASGSALGKVYNISNGAPVPLWDVVNYVMRKMDVPQVTRYRSYGLAYSVAALNEGVCKLWPGRPEPTLSRLGMQVMNKNFTLDISRARHYLDYDPKVSLWTALDEFCGWWKAQDLR